The sequence CTGGGCGGACGAAGCGTTCCGCGCATCACAGGCCCGGGAAATCGTCGCGAGTGCCGCCCGTCGCCATACCGCGGGTGGACAACAGGCGGCCGAAGCCCGCCGCGCCCTGCCCGCTGCCTACGCCGCGGTCGTGGGGATCCCGCCCAGGGAGACCGTCGCCGAGACGGCTGCCTCCCTCCAGGTGCGACTCGACGAGCTCGACCGAAAGCGCAAGCGCATCCACGACGAGGTCCGGTCCCGCTGCCGGGTGCTCGGAGCCACCGTGGCCAAGGCCGTCCAGTCGAGGAAACTGCTCGACGAGATCGACGTCGTGGTGATCGACGAAGCCGGGATGGTCAACCTGCCCTCGGCCTGGTTCGCCGCCGGCCTCGCCCGCAAGCGGGTGATCGTGGCCGGGGACTTCCGCCAGCTCCCCGCCGTGACCAAGGGCGACGGGGACCGGCAGGCGAGCGAGGAAGAAAGGTCCCACTCCCGAGAGTGGACGGCGCGGGACGCCTTCCACGCCGCCGGGCTGGTCGACCCGTCCGGGCGGGTACGCCAGGACCCGCGCCTGGTGGCGCTCGACACCCAGTACCGGATGCGGGAGCCGATCTGCGCGGTCGTGAACGAGGTGGCGTACCCGGACGCGCCCCTCAAGACCGGGCGCGGCAACACCACCCGTCTGCCGTTCGCCCCGCTCATCGACTCCCCGGTGATCCTGATCGACACCTCCGGCCGCCGGATTCCCGGCGGAGGCCGCAAGCCCCACATGACGAACGCCGTCCACGCCGCCGTCATCCACGAGCTCGTCCGCGGACTCCAGTACGAGGGCGTCCTGCCCGGCCGCAAGTGGCAGGACGTCCCCGAAGGGGAGCGGGCGACCGACCGGCTCGCCGTCATCTCCCCGTACCGCGAGCAGGTCAAGGCGCTCAAGAGCAGCCTCACCCACCGGTTCGGGGAGGACTACGACGGCCTGGTCGACACCGTCCACCGGTTCCAGGGCAGCCAGCGCCCCGTCGTGCTCCTCGACACGGTCGCGGGCGCAGGCAAAGACCCCGGCTTCTTCTACAGCGGAACAGGGCTGTCCTCGCAGACCTGCCGCCTCCTCAACGTCGCCCTCAGCCGGGCCCAGGACCACCTGGTCGTCGTGGCGGACGTCGCGTTCCTGCGCAAGCACCTGGCCCCGCACAGCGAGGCCCTGGCGATGGTCGACCACCTGGAGGCGCACGCGCAGACCATCTCCGCCGACCAGCTGATCCCCATCCTGGACGCCGACCAGCTGGCCCACCTGTCGGAAGAGGACCTGGTAAGGCCCGCCTTCTTCGAGCACAGCGAGGTCGCGGCCGCGGTCGAGTGGGACGTGGAACGGGCGCAGCACAGCATCGAGCTGTACTCCGCGTTCATGGACCGGGCTCCGGTCGGCCGGTGGGCACGGCTACTCGGACCAAGGACGGCGGCCGGCATCCAGGTCACGGTCTTCACCCGCCCACCGGAAGAGCAGCAGGAACCCTCCCGCGTGGCGCGGCACCGGGAACTCGTCCAGCAACTGGAGGCCGCCGGCTGCCGGGTCGAGTTCCGGGACCGCATGCACGAGAAGGTCCTCATCCTGGACGGGGCGGTCCTCTGGCACGGCTCGAAGAACCTGCTCGCCAACATCGGGCCGACGGACCTGATGATGCGCTACACCGACCCGGCCTCCTGCGACCGCGTACGGAAGCTGATGGAACACACCCGCATGGAACGCCCGGCACGAGGGCCGTGGCGCCCGGCGGAACAGGACGCTCCGGCGCCGCCCGAGGTCCCGGCCCAGCGGGCGCCGACGCCCGACAAGGTGTACCCGGGACTGGTCCGGGACGGCCGCCTGTACCTCAAGGTCCCGTACGAGCAGAAGGACGAGGCGAAACGCCTGCTGAGTGCCAAGTGGGACAAGCAGGCGGGGCACTGGTGGGTCGACGCCACCAAGATCACGCCGGAGCAGGCGGCGCGCTGGCTGCCGTAGGGGGACTGATGCAGGGAAAGCGATACGACCAACGCGTGCTCGTGCTGGTCGAGGTGCGGGGGGAGCAGCGCGACTGGGACCAGGCGGAGCGGGCGTTCGACCAGCAGGGCTGGCCGGTCGTCGCTGCATTCGCCCGGGGGGAAGGCGCCTCGCGGGGCGTGCTGAGCGCGGACACCACGGCGCGACTGTACTCCGTCGAGGTGCGGTTCTTCGGAGCCCGCAACCGGCGCACCGAGCAGGCGGCCGAATGGTGGGTGCAACGGCTGGCACGCAGAACCAGGCTGGAGATGTACGCCCGACGCTGTGAGCCGGTGGACCGGGATCGGGAGCAATTGACCGGCTGGCGGGCACATACGGTGGCTCACAGGCCGCCCCGTGTGCCCGATCCGAGACCCTTGACGCCGATGGCACGGCTGCGCCGATCCGCTGTGATGGCACGCGCGCGCCTCGCCGAGGGTTCCGGTCGGCACGACACAGGCACCCTGGTGAGGGGGACGGCCTCGGAGGCCCTGCGGCTGTCGCGGATGGACCTGCCCGGAGGTTCCGCCCCCGAGGCCGCCATCGACGTGCGAACACGCCATGGCCGGGAGCGAAGGCACATCGTGCAGCGGCGTGAGGAGGACCATCGGCGTGTCACGTCCCGCGTCATGGCCTGGACGTTCGCCATGCTGTTCTGCGTGGTCGTCGCCCGGCAGGCGAGCGGTGCGCGAACGTGGGTCTGGGGCACCGCCGCGGTGTTGTGCCTTCTGTGGTCCGCTTGGTTGACGCGCGACGTGTTCGCGGAGGGGGGCCGCGTGGGGAGCATCCTCACGTGGGGCGTGGCAACCGTGTTCCTCCTTGCCGTCGCCTTGGGCGCGGACATGGGGGAAACGAGGGGCTGGACCCCCGTGCAAGTACTGTCGGTCTTCGCCGTCACGGCTACGTCCACAGGAATCTGGCTGCTGGTCCGCCAGTGGACGTGGGGCGAATGGCTCGCCTGGGCCGCACCGTTGCTCTTCGCGCTCGTCGCGTCCTGTGTTGTGGCTTCGGGGTCGGTGATGCACGCGCTGTACGCCGACAGCCTGGACCTCACACCCGATGACCTCGATGTCCCCGCGCTGTGGCAGGCCGCTTCGGCGCTCAAACTCTTGAGCTTTCTGAGCTTCGCCCTGTTCGTACCGGCCTTGTGGGGCATTGCGAAGCACGTGCACGCGTCATTCGTCAGCCCCGTCGAGCGGTTCGGTGTTCTGTCGTACGTGGTCGCCCAGGTGGCGGTGGTGCTGTTCTGCACGCTGGGAGCGCTGGACTCGGCGGGGGACGCGGTGAAGGAGCTCCGTACGGCTGCGGCCCAGAAGGCGGAACTGCCCTCCTATTTCGGGGTGGAGCCGGAGTGGATGTGCGTGGAGCCGACCGTCTTGGCGGCGAAACTCAGCAGCCGGGGTGGCGTCCTGCGACCCGAGCAGCCGTACGTCTCCTTCGGGGAGGC comes from Streptomyces virginiae and encodes:
- a CDS encoding NnrS multi-domain protein produces the protein MLVLVEVRGEQRDWDQAERAFDQQGWPVVAAFARGEGASRGVLSADTTARLYSVEVRFFGARNRRTEQAAEWWVQRLARRTRLEMYARRCEPVDRDREQLTGWRAHTVAHRPPRVPDPRPLTPMARLRRSAVMARARLAEGSGRHDTGTLVRGTASEALRLSRMDLPGGSAPEAAIDVRTRHGRERRHIVQRREEDHRRVTSRVMAWTFAMLFCVVVARQASGARTWVWGTAAVLCLLWSAWLTRDVFAEGGRVGSILTWGVATVFLLAVALGADMGETRGWTPVQVLSVFAVTATSTGIWLLVRQWTWGEWLAWAAPLLFALVASCVVASGSVMHALYADSLDLTPDDLDVPALWQAASALKLLSFLSFALFVPALWGIAKHVHASFVSPVERFGVLSYVVAQVAVVLFCTLGALDSAGDAVKELRTAAAQKAELPSYFGVEPEWMCVEPTVLAAKLSSRGGVLRPEQPYVSFGEAGGTVSLWDEPAGKALQMPAEQVRLVPAADGRVRCTFSYEALPKGD
- a CDS encoding AAA domain-containing protein; its protein translation is MTDTERPYPVAEFLTAVRAEILAEHRNDAEGAVKVALSKGRLLSYSEGAREYLFECRNWHDGLDGVPVLARPSRSRKAWDPAEASRAPDGTVRLVTKADFGAAPTNIQIRKDDSSNWAALSERLEAVGQQDSPIDAGHAGWLVGRGTPRTGRAENPGQWVADWAGLQLNPRQRDAVAQALASEVLFLWGPPGTGKTDVVGHIVEGSFRQGLKILFLAPTNVAVDQALERMCSLLEHEEGFAEGIVQRAGNIVLPSLRSRYGDQVDPSRIAALLVESIDRQISTAADQLKGTRAALALHDRVRDLESDLATAVGETAAAGRDQAAAARTVLAADAAAAQLRLAIDKVGPPTGFLAERKAAKLRDLHSAWADEAFRASQAREIVASAARRHTAGGQQAAEARRALPAAYAAVVGIPPRETVAETAASLQVRLDELDRKRKRIHDEVRSRCRVLGATVAKAVQSRKLLDEIDVVVIDEAGMVNLPSAWFAAGLARKRVIVAGDFRQLPAVTKGDGDRQASEEERSHSREWTARDAFHAAGLVDPSGRVRQDPRLVALDTQYRMREPICAVVNEVAYPDAPLKTGRGNTTRLPFAPLIDSPVILIDTSGRRIPGGGRKPHMTNAVHAAVIHELVRGLQYEGVLPGRKWQDVPEGERATDRLAVISPYREQVKALKSSLTHRFGEDYDGLVDTVHRFQGSQRPVVLLDTVAGAGKDPGFFYSGTGLSSQTCRLLNVALSRAQDHLVVVADVAFLRKHLAPHSEALAMVDHLEAHAQTISADQLIPILDADQLAHLSEEDLVRPAFFEHSEVAAAVEWDVERAQHSIELYSAFMDRAPVGRWARLLGPRTAAGIQVTVFTRPPEEQQEPSRVARHRELVQQLEAAGCRVEFRDRMHEKVLILDGAVLWHGSKNLLANIGPTDLMMRYTDPASCDRVRKLMEHTRMERPARGPWRPAEQDAPAPPEVPAQRAPTPDKVYPGLVRDGRLYLKVPYEQKDEAKRLLSAKWDKQAGHWWVDATKITPEQAARWLP